The Gasterosteus aculeatus chromosome 12, fGasAcu3.hap1.1, whole genome shotgun sequence DNA window tgtgtgtgtgtgtgtgtgtgcgtgtgtgtgtgtctgggtgtattTGTGCATTTATGTGCATTTAAATACCAGGCATGTGTGAGTCAATGTTGTTATTTACTAAATATCTATTTAATGAAAGTCTTAAAGTGTTTCTCTTTATTAAACGCCGTGCTTTGTGGTATTGGATATTATTTCTGTTCCATAATATTTTGCCAACTCTCTCTGCCAGGAGTTGGAGAGGCATAGACTAGATATGGTATGggtatgtttatttttgtacatcTAACACCTGCATCGTGTAACTGGTTGTGTTATGGTTGTCATAGCAATGCATTAAGTGTAGCACTGGCTGCTGTCATACTACATTCTTCTGCATGGCTTTCCAGCAAAaccaacaaaagagaaaaagagtcaGTATGCTGCCTCCATCTGCTCGTCCTGAGGGACAACTGACCCTGTCACGGTGGCCAGGCAACTTctgtccccctcccccatcctccccctcctaCTCAGAATGCATTGCAAAGGCTGCCAGCCAATCCACACTCACTGTCTCAAAGTGCACTGGAGGAGTTTCTATCCATCACAGACATCGTCTAACCGTTGTACTGGAGTAGCCTGTGTTACCCCATAACACAGAGTGCTCGGCGATTCCGGCCCAGACattgagcttgtgtgtgtgttcgtccgTGCCTCTGTTCTGCGGTCCACCGAGTGATGGACTTTAACCTGCCCCATCCCGGCCTCTCTGTCGTTCACTGTTCCTGTACGCCGCACAAACAATGAAAACCGCTACCGAGAATCATTTTGTCTTTACGGTGGAGATACTTAGTTTGGTGAGGGTGCGGCACAACCTTTGCTTGCAAGTAGACCGGGTCAATTGTAAAACAACGATATAGATCAATTCCACCACAGGGACAACAATGATTCTGtgtagtacttttttttttccgccccGACTGTCCTGCTTGTCGTCACTCATACACAGTCACAGCTGAATCTAAAGGTCTGCCTATCAGTTTCATAGTGGACTCTGAGCCGCTTGTACCTTCCCTCAGAGCCAACTGAGATACATTAAACAATCCTGGTATTTACGGGTGTCACAGGCAATTGCATTGCTTTTGATCCGCTGTAGCTTGTCGCCACGATGCCCCTCAACACATTCATTGCGTTTGATAAAGCGCAGACTGTCTATGTCCTTTTGTAAGTTCTCCATGTGTAGATGAATCAAACCAATGAGGACAATGACATATGGTAGCAGAGTGCTCGGCATCTAGCCTGTTTTGTTTATGGCGAAACAGTCCTCACAAACTAGCCCCTTTCACTCACTCCGTGCTGGAAATGTCCTTGGCAAGCCCTAATAGTGGCaattgtgtgtttctggtgGATCACAGAGGAAATGACAGCCTGATACGGTGGAGCGGCAAACCTAAAGAGATCAAATAAAACGATAGTCAGTCACCAGTGATTCCGGTGCCCTTTTGCAGTAGACTGTGTATCATGCACCAAAGAACAGCATAGATGTCTCATCCTCAGCGGTCACATACTGTGCTAATACGTAAGGTGCCAAAACCACTGAGGTGGAACGGCTCTGTTTGTAGCTAGTCCTTACCATCTCTTCCTATTTGTCACCCTCCTCGCCAAACATTGTGAGAACGGtgtgtcaaaaataaaaccattaacaTTGCctgaattcattattttgatCATGGCAATGTGGCGAGTCTGAAGACTTCTGGCAACCAGcattttgttgcttttgttgtgTCAGCTTTAGTTTAGAGACGCCCGCCACCGATTCTAGCTGCTTCTCTTTTTTGAGCCTGTCATCACATCTACTTTGTACCGCATCTCTGTGTTGCTTTTTGGTTGTCATCGTATTACTGTACTCTTCACTAATGCTTCCACCATACATGTGAAAGTGTATACATGCGAAGCATCGTTTTGTGCCTGTTCAAGTGCGGTGCCTCCATTGAATTTAGTGCATCACAAATTTGCATTAATGCACACTAAATTTAGTCGACCTTGAGTGCTGTATGTGCAATGTGTGCTTCTTAATGTGGCTGTGTCTCTGCCACTctaggagagggagaggaggaggcaacATGTAATGCTGATGAAGGCGGTCGAGGCGCGCAAGAAAGCAGAGGTAGCCCATATGTACACAAACAGTCCACTCCACAAAAAGAGCCTAAGTCATTATTCCCCGGATGGATTCCCgccttctctcctttttgtgCGCTCTTTCcttctattcattttttttttcctccacactTTCCAAGTCAAAGGATTGTGGCCCTCAAGCACTTTCCTTTTGAATGCACACCAGCATTAGGCTGAATTCTAATACTGCTCAGCAAAGTCAAGTAAACCTTTCTGTatgtttttacacacacacacacacacgcatgctaaTGCACTaatgcacatgcacactttGCCTCCTTAATGCTCTCTTGAATTTTGGACTCTCCAGGAGCGCGAGCGCTTGCGGCAGGAGAAGAGGGATGAGAAGCGGCTGAACAAAGAGCGTAAACTGGAGCAGCGGCGGCTAGAGCTGGAGATAGCGAGGGAGCTGAGGAAGCCAAATGAAGACATGTGTCTGTCTGATCACAAGGTAGTTAACAAAGAAGCTCATCCGCTCGCTGCTATAggtgtgaagaaaaacacagagcgcacacacacgttgatGTACTGGATATTGTCAATTTTTCTCATTTAGGTGCTGTTAAATACATTGAATTAGGACACACAATtctgaataataatattatttattattattattatcagcatcattatcagtagtagtagtattagtatttAACAGTATATTTAACGTTTTCTTGACGGCCAGTATCTAAAATGAGACCACATGGTAGTGAGGATTTTTATGTGTGGAGATGTGCACCCTCAAGTGGTAGAATGAGAGTACTACATAATGTAGAAAGTAAGATGTCATTACTGTAAAAAGCACCATCTTGATAACAGTTAACAGGTGTGAGATGTAATAACAGCTTCACTCACATTTTCTCACAgctgtttaaatcacaatcgTCTGTAGTCCAAATCGGATGTAATATGTCTCACAGTTCGTTATACAGCAACAATGTGGTACCTACTTTCCCTTGTGCAGCCTCTACCGGAGTTCTCCCGAATTCCTGGACTCATCCTGCCGGGACGCGCCGTGTCCCACTGCCTGATGCTGATGCAGTTCCTGCGAGGCTTCGGCAAGGTTTTGGGCCTCGATTTGAATTTGGATGTGCCCACCTTGGGCATGCTGCAGGAGGGCTTGCTCAATGTGGGGGACAGCATGGGCCACGTCCAGGACCTTCTGGTCAAACTGTTATCCCTGGCAGTGTGTGATCCTGGTTTGCCACCTGGACAGAAGGTGAGCGAGTTCATTAAGTGGTACTTTTGTCAAATTTTGAACCACCGAAACCAGCTTGAGAATTAAACCCAAGACGGATTATTCTATGCAGTAGTTTCAgttcacatactgtatataaacGTATGACACTTAACATTAATTCTATTTAGTAAGTATTGTATGTTTACCGTAACTTGGTAATACACCTGTCATTGCTTTACTCTTAAGTGGAACTATTCTCTGGTACAAAATAATAGTCCGTATTTTTTATTAAGTGAATTTAGAAATCAGGacgttttttgctttttttgtggttttgttatttcttatttttgggGTTTAGTTTAGTTTCAGTGTTTTGATTTAAGGTTTAAGTAATCATAAATATATGCATATGAATTTAATCAGCTTACAGTCATCAAGGAAGTGTTCATTAACTCAacctcttttccttctctatCAGACAAAAACCATGCTGGGGGACCACCTGACCAATGTCGGCATCAACAGGGATAACGTGTCTGAGGTGCTACAGATGTACATGGGAGCCCATTGTGCCAATACTGAGCTTGCCCCTCTGGCCCTCAGTCTGAAGACCAAGGCCTTCCAGGCCCACACGCCGTCCCAGAAGGCCTCGATCCTGGGCTTCCTGGCTAATGAGCTGGCCTGTAGCAGAGCTGTTATCAGGTAGCAGAAGCAGCTGAAACGGAAAAAAGCGCAACCGTCCAAATGAGCTCTTTCTGTGTTACTTAATATATTCTGCATTAGACATGAACACTTTATCTATCTCTGTATTCACATAATACGCATCTCTCACCAAAAGAATATATCCATCCACCTTGCTCTTATTCTGCTTATCACCGAAATGATTCATTAGCCAATAATGTTGTATTTTATTGATGCAGTGGAAAAAAGCGTAATAATGCTGCAGCAGTTTTATTGTAAGAGAATCATGCAAGTATTCATTTGTGCACTGGGAGCTTATTGAGCTTTTATCTGTTGCTCAATGTACTTTCAGAGAATACTAAACTGTACTCTGCACAACAGTAACTTGACAGGattctgtttttcctcctccagtgAGATCGACAAGAGCCTGGATCAGATGGCCAACATGAGGAAAGACAAGATCATTATGGAGGGAAAACTGAAGAAGTATGTTTTCTTTCATCCTAAAACTGTCACGCCGTGATTGTCTGACCGTCATCTTGCTGAACTTGCGTGTGCTTATAAAGGTTGAGGATCATTCATGCCAAACGCaccgggaggagggaggccaGTATGGGCATTGAAGAGAACCAGTCCGTCGGCACTCCGTCCTCTGCCATAAAACGCAAGAGGAAACTGTGTGGAGACAGCGACGATGACGACGAAGACGACGAAGACAGTGATGACCaagcagaggacgaggacgatgaggaggaagaagaaatgaaGAAGGTTAAAAAAGTGGAGACATATGATGAggtaagaagaaaaataaaaaagatcgATCCGTCATCGAAGCTCACCGTAGCAGGTTTCTCGCTGACATTTACTGTTTGTTTCGTCCTCAGGATGAAGTGGAACAAGCCACCagtctggaggagctggagaagcagaTAGAGAAATTGGCCAAGGTATGCTTCTTAGAAGGAGTCAGAAAGAAATGCACGGTCTGTTGACACTGATAATGTTATATTAAGAACAACACACGCAGTGACATTTCACTGTGGATTgtgtttaaacacatttagtacAAAGCATTAGAACACCACAAACATCCTACACTACATGATAAAAAGCTGCATACTATAAATGGATTATTATACGCTGtgtattaaaaacaactattcttTTCTTCATATTATGAACATGTGCGCTGGCTATATCCAAATTAAGGGCATTGATTATCCCAATAAATGATCTCATTAGCATTGAATGCAATCCTCAATATATCACATTGATTATGGAAGGACACAAGGTAGCATGCATTAATCAAAACCACGTAGAGAAACCACTGAGAATGTTTTGTACGTTTGCAGCAACATCACCAGACCAGAAGAAAGCTGTTTGAAATTTCCCATTCTCTGCGCTCCACGATGTATGGCCAGGACCGCTACCGCCGCCGGTACTGGGTGCTTCCCCACTGTGGAGGGGTCTTCATCGAAGCCATGGAGAGTGGAGAAGGTAGTTACAGCACAACGCACGCTGAGTGTGCAGATTTGATTTGGCAGGTAGAGGAGGGAAAAGTGCTGTGAAAACATCTGTTTAAGCTGCATGTTTAGCTGTTTTCCTGATGATTTTTTACCTTATCTTGATCCTCAAGgacaaaaaaagataattatCTCACTGCTCTACCTTTCTCTCGAAAACAAGTTGACTCTGTAGTAACATCAGCcatggtagttttttttttaactaacaGCTCTCCCCCTGCAGCTCCAGAGGAACTGGAAGAGGAgcgacagaggaggaggagagtggctGAGGAGGTCAAAGTCAAAGAGGAACCTCAGGAGATGGAGTTGCAGAAGGAGAAACCCAACGACCTCGGTGGGCAGAGCATTCAAACGCGAGGCTTGGAGCTCGAGAAAGACGAGGAAAAGGAGCACGAGGGGAAGAAAATCTCCCTCTTTTACCAGCAGCCAGGCCGCGTATCCAAACTGTGCACATTCCGGGAGGTCGGCAAAGAGACGGTGACGGCAAAGGACGAGGAGAGTACCCATGTGAGACAAAACGGCGCAAGTCCCTTGGGCACTCCTGTTGCCACGACCAAAGGAacatccccctcccccactcacaATACCTCTGAGCCAGCAGTAGCAACAACCCCCTCCACGGTAACCAATAATGACACTAGCGTCCCTCCCCTGGCATCAACCTCTTTATCTGTCCCCTGCCTGCCAGCCCCGTGTGAAAGCCCAGGTACCACTCCTCCAACCTCCTCCCCAGCTCCATCTCCGTACCTCTCATTTCAAGCCAACGACCAGCTGCTCAGAGTCCTGACGGAGCGCAGCGGGCACTGGTTCAGCCTGCTGCCTCGCAACCCCTGCGACCTCACGTCCATCACCACGCCTCCCCCGGATGCGCCCCGCGTGCCACCCCAGGCGTCCTCCACCCCGGCCGGGCCCAGATCCCCGCCTCAGTCCCCTGCACTGCCCCTCACCTTTTCCGCTGCCTCAGCCTCCGCCAGCCCGCACCACCCAGCAGGCCTCCTCAACTACCCGCTATCAGCCCTGCAGGTGAGGCTGCTGGCTCGACACAAATAGAGATAGCCGTGTTGTACACAGTTGTTTCTGCCATGTAAAAGATCACCTAACCCATGACCCTCGGTCTTGTTTTCGTCCTCCACTCCCttatgtttttcctcttttctccccagGTGAAGTCAGGCGCTTCATTGCTAGGAGTTTCTTTCGGTAGCTGGCCCTGTGGCCTGATGAGTCCCAGTTTGCCTCTGTGCAGCAGCCCCAATCCCATGTTGGGTCATTCTCTGGATGGCAACACAGCAGCAAGTGTCTCCAGCAAAAGTGAATCACCTTTACCTTGCATGGAGAAATCCTCATCCATGCCTTCTCCTACGCTGGAGATGCCCAAATCCCTGGACCACGCCACACCTCGGCCTATTCCAGAGGGTGAGCGACTAAAACGGCATTGAGAGATATTAGTTGAGGCCGTAATTACCTCCCGTTTTCTTAATTGAGAAGAATTCACTTGCTTGATATACTTTCACTTGCCTGAATAGTCCAGGATAATTGGGTGAGGGAATGTTCCGCTCCGCTGTACGCAATTTCGTTTTGGTGTAGCGTAGCTGAGTGAAGCACCTTTTTGCTGTGACGTATGCTCTTTGTCTGGTAGTTTACATGCCTGTTTGTGCTCATTGTCTCAGAGAGCCTGACAGGGTGGTGGCGGGTGTCTGACATCGAGCAGCTGAGGGCTTTGGTCAGTGCCCTCCACAGCCGGGGCATTCGAGAAAAAAGCCTCCAGAGGCAAATGCAGAAATACACAGAGATCATCCCCCAGGTTTGCACCAAACACAAGGACGGTAAGTGCTCCAAACACCGCCTTTGAGCATATAATCACAATAAATAACATATAAGTCCTGTGAGCTGTATTTTCTGTCAGAGCAACACATGTTCAAATGTAGATGCATGCCCTTGTGACCGCTGAATCCGCTGCAAACAGCCACATGAATATCCGCGGATGTGTTTGGCTTCACTGCTCATGTGTTTACCCGCATTAGCAAGTTTATTTGCATGTGCTTTCATGGCTGACTGATGTCTCTCATGTTGTCCATCCAGTGGCCATGATTGAGCTGCGTGAGCTGGAGGAGAGCCAGGTCAGTGTGGAGTCCGTGCGCGGCTGGTGTGTCCAGGAGCAGGCGATGGAGATGGACATTGCCGTGCTGCAGCAGgtagaggagctggagaggaaggTCACCGCGGCCAGCCTGCAGGTCAAGGTAAAACCCTTAAGCCCACCCCTGCACATTTTGAAAGTGGTGTCAGAAACATATTTTAACATGTGGAGTGGTGTGATCAGAGGCCTGATGTCCTCTCCCAGGGCTGGACCTTTCCGGACCCTCAATCGGAGCGAGAAGACCTGGTGTATTACGAGCACAAGCCCCCCACCAAATCAACGCCTGGGTCTGCCAATGCAGGAGACAAGGACTCCAAGGAGCACCCGGAAGAGCGGGGGGAGAAGGGCGGGGTGATGCGTCACCTGGACAACCCACTGGACATAGCAGTGACACGTCTGGCTGATCTGGAGCGCAACATCGAGAGAAGGTACCTGAGGAGCCCCTTAGGTACCACCATTCAGATCAGGCTGGATAATGTGGGTACGGTCACTGTCCCTGCTCCTGCCCCATCCACTAGTGCTGACAGGGAAGGGTAGGTCATTTCTCCAACCAACGCTCCCCGTTCTCCCACTAAGAAccttttcctctctgtgtgtgcttcATGTTTCCCATACTACTCAAACAGGGGGGGTATTCGCTGCCTTTACAGCAGCTTTCTGTGGTGGCTtgttgcatttttgtttgttcctttggtCTTGTGCAGTTTCTTGGCCGGGTTGGGGGTCTGCACTCAGTTTCATTTCCTGTGTAGGTGTTGCTTACTGGCTTGATGCATTTCTGCAGTCATCCGCATGGTGTGTGCATCAGTAACCTTGGTTATGGGCGTACTCATATCTCCCACTGTACAGCATACACTTTCACGGGTCCTCACTCTTTCTGCATGAAGTTCCCCTTAAATAACAAAATCGGTGTGTACGTCTCCTTGGAGCCCTACAGCTCCCCCCTAAATCCTCATGCCTGTCTCTGCACAGCTGCGGCTCTTTGTGGTCTGCTGTCTTGTTGGCGGCTGGCTCAACTGATACAGTTAACTGCctattgtgcgtgcgtgcgtgtgtttgtgtgtgtaaatacacCCACGCATTCACGTACATGTGTGGCCCGCTCTGTCTCATTGTCTGTCATTATCTCCTGttagcagcgaggaggaggtggccCACGGTATGAAGGTGTGGAGGAAGGCTCTGACTGAAGTGCGCAGCGCTGCCCAGTTGGCCATGTGCATCCAGCAACTTCAGAAGTCCATCGCCTGGGAGAGGTCCATCATGAAAGTGGTGAGCGCTGCATCTCCGCAACgttaattaaaaacaagcaaTACTCAGAAGgggtatgtgtgtttttaatgaatgcacttgtttgtgttttttagtaCTGTCAGATGTGCAGGAAGGGCGATAACGAGGACCTGCTCCTGCTGTGTGACGGCTGTGACAAAGGCTGCCACACTTACTGTCACAAACCCAAAATCACCAGTATTCCAGAAGGAGACTGGTACTGCCCGGCCTGCATATCCAAGGTATCAACTCCATTAAAATTGCAATGTCATCTCTCTTACGGTTGATTACTTGTAGAGGAAATTCTAGCCACGTTTTTGTTTATCTGTTCTTTTACTTCTTCCTCTGTAATTTAGAATTTTAGTTTCCACAAACCAGTATTTGCAAATGTTAGTATTTAACCggccaaacaaatatttttcttaTTAAACCTGTCAATATTCTGCCTCAGCACTTAAAATCAAAACATATTTATGCTGAAAGTATTTGGGGGATTGtatgcattcatttaaaagctGACAATACAGAGTTGAGTGTAAATattgggaaagagagagaaaaaaacatgcaacaaagCTCATTCAAAACAACTGCAAGGATTATATATTTCCTGTTTGGTTACTTTGACTTTGAAGTTTTATGGTTTGCAAATTGACTCGGCATTAGTTCCATTGAGGGACAATGAAACTCTCCAATTCATAAAACTCTGAGAAATAACATTTTCCTGAAGGCtattgtgatgtttttattgtgatGTGCTTGCAAAAGACTACTCATATTATTGGTGGTCCACGATCAGACAAGTAGTTTAGAAAAGGCCCAAATGAGAATTGGTCAGTGGACACTGTAGTTTTAGCGTTGACTGCAAAGAATGTATTCTTAATTCTCTGCAGGCGAGTGGCCCGtctcccaaaaacaaaaaacctccGAGCAAACCATTAACATCAAGCGGAGGAGGTGCTAAAAAGGGTGCAGAGGGGAAGAAGAGCGGGAAGCAGGCGGGCAACGGAGAGGTAGCGGTGGACGACCCGGCCAGCAGCACAcccaaaaaagcagcaaaagacaccagcagaaagagaaaaacagaggagAGCTCACCTGCGCCgccagcagccaatcaggagagccctgtgtgtgtgaagagagcCAAGACGGCCAAGGACAACAACAGGGACCTGGGTTTATGCAGGTATGCGCCTCGGGCCTGTTCATACTCGTCTTCCATCAAAACCTCCACCTGTTATCCATCCGTCTCCTTAACACTTTTGCAGTTGCTGCCATCTACTGTAGTGACAGTATCAAGACGTTGTTTTCTCTTTAGCAGTGAACACGGCTCTTCTGTGATTTTCTTCTGCGATCAAGTCCTACAAATTGCTCCAAACAAAGGAGGAAGAAATTCTAAACTTCCCAGTGGAAGAAAACTCCTCAAAGCGACGGCCACGCCTTGTCCGTGTCTgaccacttgtgtgtgtgtgtgttcaacagGGTGCTTCTTGCTGAGTTGGAGCGGCATCAGGACGCGTGGCCGTTTCTCACGCCAGTCAACATGAAATCGGTCCCCGGCTACAGGAAGGTCATCAAGAAACCGATGGACTTCACCACCATACGTGAGAAGCTCGTGAGCAGCCAGTAAGTTCCCGCCGCATGTAATTTTGGGTTACACCACAGCATTTGATCTCAACTTaacactctttttttaatttcaggtATCAAAACCTTGAGACCTTCATCATCGATGTTAACTTGGTCTTTGATAACTGCGAAAAATACAACGAAGACAATTCAGACATTGGTCGAGCTGGTCATAACATGAGGAAGTTCTTCGAGAAGCGCTGGACTGAGcttctgaaacaaacaaattaaacgTCTGTTCAGATTCTCTCCATAAACCCATTCAACTTTTCATACCGGAGCACCTGGTTTtacgtttgtttttattttctgatgGATACAGTGGCTTTGCAGAATGGAAGAAGTCCAATCCGTAATAAGGAACCCGCGGTGTGCATAAGATGAGATGTCACCGTCGgggctaaaaaataaaaatggcgtTACATGAGGTGCGCTGGATTTTATTACAACAGGGATAAAAGCCCCAAAGAGTCCCATAGAAATGGGGTGTCGTAGTGCAATACTATTCCCTGTCTCAGAACACTGCACTGAATTTATCCTCAACTGTCACTGACGTGTCTGCGCTAGAAGACTTTCCACTACTTGTAAATAGTCTTTTGTTATTTAATCGTATTATagtgaatgtatttaattttgTAATAATTATTTATGAATCAAGGTCCACTTCATTTTCTATGAAAAGGAAGAATCAGCTGAACTGCtttgaattaaaaaaggaatgtgtctttgtgttataATTTTTCTCCCAAATATTAAACAaagccaagaaaaaaaaaaatactgtttaCACTGTTCAGTGCTTTGAGGCATCAGAGGACTGTATTGATTTGTTCAAACTGTAaaactgcatttatttacaGGAACAGCAGACGGACAGTTAGACAATTGTGATTTATGTGTATATACTGTTTATTAATGTCAATATTATGTCTTGTTTGAAACAATGTGTAAAAATTGTTTAAGAATATTAAGATATTGTTTATGCCTTAGAATGATTGTAGCATTCTATTTTAGTGTACGTGATGAAAACATTATCATAAATATTGTttgtacagtatatacatatCCTCTGCAAACACTGTGGTATCCTTAATCTTGGTAGTGCCTACCCTTCCAACAGGGGCATGTAGGGGACgttattgtttttagttttcattctcatgacatcattttttttttttaatatgattttaatCCAACGAGGCCTCCAAAGTTggacagtgacacaaaaatcaTTCCTCTCCatagcagaaaaaaaaggaaaaacaagcaTTCAGTAATGCTTCCATGACGCATTTCCTCGTAATCTGCCACAATACAGAGGACCTAAGGCCATTTGTAACCACTGTGTTGAACCTTTGCTGTGTGTTGTGGCCTGATGGAGGCAGCTAGATTTTTTTGTACCCAAGTCAAGAGTACTTGAAGTTACTTTATTTAAGATATTGTGGAATAAAAGTATCATTCTTTTGTAGGAGCTTTATTTTTCACTAGTGTGTGGCACGGACCTATTAAAAGGATGTTTTTCAACGTAAAAAGCTTCAACTTGCTTTATTTCAACTCTGTCCTCCTGAATGTTTTTTGGTAAAAGCCATGGTGGTAAACGTGTAATCTCTTTTACTCTATACGCAAGAAGAACAGTTTGTAATgctgttaaaaacacaaacatctacTTGGAGATCTAACTGCCTGACATAATTTGCTCGCAATAACAGAAATGCATGGAGTTATATTTGGGAGTAgtatttcaattatttaaacTGTTAATACCCCATGGGGCAACCCTCCATTACAGGTAACATTCCTGTATATGTAATTTAATTGGACTTAAGTAAAAGAAGAAAGTCTGTTTCACTCAGAATGGCCTCTGTTGGCGTCGCATGTAATGCATTAACATGCAAGCAGCATTATCATGTTTACCTTGTAAAGGTGGAGCCAACTAACTACTTTACATACCTATAGACATGTCGGCCTGTCTTAAACTGAAAGAAGTAACCAGGATGtcaaatggatttaaaaaatgaaattaaaaaaaatccttttgaaATGTAGTTGAAGAATTAAGTAAAATAAGAGACATTAATTATGTAAATGCAGACGTGTAACTTGCTGAATTGTTCAACTGTTACAATATACACATAATACAGTTTACAAAATTACAAATCACCATCATCAACCACTTAAAGTCCAGCTATTTTATACATCAGTGGAGTACTCTGTAACTAATAACAACTAGTCACTAATGTAGTTTAGTCCTTTTACTAATTTACTTTTCCTATCCTTTAACTACCAAATATTAGGGTTAATGGCA harbors:
- the baz2ba gene encoding bromodomain adjacent to zinc finger domain protein 2B isoform X28, encoding MQDMESGERLASPAPTLSAARTSSPAASSSSSSSSSSSSASSPAPHSKSSLAPSPSAPGSNLSTSGRLFGAGEQPFIGSALSSAFPLVNHPAFGALYSSGAGRPEFGGLGSLGMSAALAAHPQLGALSEWWRAAEAHGRGAAAFLPSFISFPPFFSPHMQPNHSASPVQIRMPGKNSHAAPKGVNGAVNGGGVCPPTTQSGGFSASPAPVQASTKPTKNPDPSNSHRSSPQTNPAELVDKPIHRPKEKKPRRKPGDASLASNSESGTSSDSSSDGSLSSDLEDLAEDDEDDDDDEDDDDEEEDKQIEFSDSEKRSKKQTKVLIPSTGSTKANRPTSGEAHDMKVSKAQRASSNPPNLVPFPCSTSPPVFTQTSPLALHGSRSRTEGPQQHLSVIQSTGLAANTKPLALLSQPRREFSPSSSPMALAMSPEALSSAASPKAPKPLPSSSSSPQHLPLSLCSSPKPLSMPSPPRPTLPPPTSPKPFGSTSSVRSSQKSSPKPPRRAAAGSAKSNKRKQLEASLAQITEFRLKQTLMSQGQTFPAELKKQQQGPNKSPKRTPLSSPPLPPAPAPPPQNNHSNLFLSSALLGLPEPHPPNGVIQSITQDAPLALITKPRKDSQCDSDGGSMPVNLSTGASRIQATAQAGPQSQPSTTSPHAAGHGPRKNKAPKGKAQTPGQGQGQAQGQADPLAAWKGFSQNHLVQSLVDLFRGGEPGIGIPGVSIPGVGIPGMGIPGTCNPTAGLPANKESDDSGDDDDDEDDDLEEEEEDEEDSDDSLSESDSNSDSDISGMKVKELKLLPSGSSKKETTPRRLTKGPELLNTSTNHTATSCSPLDLQVIKTPTIVTSSSALAYHSSPGSSSYSLASPLGSGKRKRVMDEKELMIPLELGWRRETRIKSVAGRSQGEVAYYAPCGKKLRQYPDVMKGLQWSLLKEEEVIPRILAMEGRRGRPPGSDRESAGEGGKGSRRRKGRPPNVGDPLLPEGPSPSEVKLLRKLEAQEIARQATQMKLMRKLEKQALARAAKEARKQQAIMAAEERRKQKEQIKILKQQEKIKRIQQIRMEKELRAQQILEAKRKKKEEVANAKILEAEKRIKEKELRRQQAEILKHQERERRRQHVMLMKAVEARKKAEERERLRQEKRDEKRLNKERKLEQRRLELEIARELRKPNEDMCLSDHKPLPEFSRIPGLILPGRAVSHCLMLMQFLRGFGKVLGLDLNLDVPTLGMLQEGLLNVGDSMGHVQDLLVKLLSLAVCDPGLPPGQKTKTMLGDHLTNVGINRDNVSEVLQMYMGAHCANTELAPLALSLKTKAFQAHTPSQKASILGFLANELACSRAVISEIDKSLDQMANMRKDKIIMEGKLKKLRIIHAKRTGRREASMGIEENQSVGTPSSAIKRKRKLCGDSDDDDEDDEDSDDQAEDEDDEEEEEMKKVKKVETYDEDEVEQATSLEELEKQIEKLAKQHHQTRRKLFEISHSLRSTMYGQDRYRRRYWVLPHCGGVFIEAMESGEAPEELEEERQRRRRVAEEVKVKEEPQEMELQKEKPNDLGGQSIQTRGLELEKDEEKEHEGKKISLFYQQPGRVSKLCTFREVGKETVTAKDEESTHVRQNGASPLGTPVATTKGTSPSPTHNTSEPAVATTPSTVTNNDTSVPPLASTSLSVPCLPAPCESPGTTPPTSSPAPSPYLSFQANDQLLRVLTERSGHWFSLLPRNPCDLTSITTPPPDAPRVPPQASSTPAGPRSPPQSPALPLTFSAASASASPHHPAGLLNYPLSALQVKSGASLLGVSFGSWPCGLMSPSLPLCSSPNPMLGHSLDGNTAASVSSKSESPLPCMEKSSSMPSPTLEMPKSLDHATPRPIPEESLTGWWRVSDIEQLRALVSALHSRGIREKSLQRQMQKYTEIIPQVCTKHKDVAMIELRELEESQVSVESVRGWCVQEQAMEMDIAVLQQVEELERKVTAASLQVKRPDVLSQGWTFPDPQSEREDLVYYEHKPPTKSTPGSANAGDKDSKEHPEERGEKGGVMRHLDNPLDIAVTRLADLERNIERRYLRSPLGTTIQIRLDNVGTVTVPAPAPSTSADREGSEEEVAHGMKVWRKALTEVRSAAQLAMCIQQLQKSIAWERSIMKVYCQMCRKGDNEDLLLLCDGCDKGCHTYCHKPKITSIPEGDWYCPACISKASGPSPKNKKPPSKPLTSSGGGAKKGAEGKKSGKQAGNGEVAVDDPASSTPKKAAKDTSRKRKTEESSPAPPAANQESPVCVKRAKTAKDNNRDLGLCRVLLAELERHQDAWPFLTPVNMKSVPGYRKVIKKPMDFTTIREKLVSSQYQNLETFIIDVNLVFDNCEKYNEDNSDIGRAGHNMRKFFEKRWTELLKQTN